CCCTTACACCTGCCTTAGGGCAGCTTTTGGTTCCGGCTGGAATAGCGGCTGTTTGATCTGGTAGTCTTTATTGTTCAAGACGACTTGCATGCCTTGCTGTTTTTTATTATTGATAATCAATGGTGCTTTTAAGTTCGTGGTCGCATCTTTCATTTCATCTTGTACGGTGACGGTTGTCAGCACGATTGCATCTGACGGATTCACCAGCTTAAGCCGTTCCACTGCCTGTTCTTCGAGTTTTACATCGTACTCTCCGAAAAACGCAAATGGGTCAACAAGAAAGAAACTGATTGCCCCTTCTTCAATGGATTGCAGGAAAAAAAACGGTGTATCTTTCTGTGCATCCGCCGGAATCAATGCATACTGCTTAAATTCCTCGAAACCCGGTATACCTCGCTGGAATGTAATGATCCGATTATTCGCTACTTCCAATTCACCAAACCGCTCTGTCTGAACTTTCATGGATGACTCCCTTCTGATTACATGAAGTTTATCTTTATTGTATCTGTCTATCCCCTGCTATACCAACGGCTTTTTTCTGTTTATGAATCTGTGTTCTTTTGCGCTTTTGCCAGTTTTCGATAAAATCCTGCACATGGTGTCCATCCAAGAGTTCGACGTTCAGCCCTTCGGCAGCTTCTATAGCGCTTTTTGTGTAACCGCTCGTTGTGATGCACCAGGCATCAAGGCATTTATGTATTCTTTTTCCTGCGTTCAACCGCAGAATCGTATCGTTCCCCACCTTTTTCGTTTTCCAATGTTTACATTGGACTGCGATCCTCATATTATCTTTGGGGTTGGTAAGAATAACATCTACCTTCTGATCTCCAAATCCGTCAACAATCTGCGAATGATATCCTTTTTCTTTATAGTACATGGCAATCAGTCTCTCGAACTCGCCACCGGTAAGTTCACTTAAATCAGCGTCTATGATCTGATCGTCATCCAGCTCTCTCTTCACATCAGCAGGCAACATTTGGCTTTTCTTGCTTTCTTCGCTGATCGGCTTTGAGCTGTTTTTTGGCTTTTCCTTATCTTTAGAGGGCAACAGTAGTTCAAGCAGGACTTTCCCTGCATGCAATATCATATTCAAGAGTTCTTTCATTTCGCTTACCTCAGTTCTGCAATCGATTTTCCTGCTCCGATATAGTTCAGTAAATCTTCAAAAAGCAGGGGCTTGCTAAAGTAAAACCCTTGCCCTAAATTGCACTTATATCCATGCAATAAATCCGCCTGCTCTTCCGTTTCAATTCCTTCTGCTACGACTTGGATATTCAGGTTATGTGCCACTTCAATAATCGATTTGATGATCGATTTCTTTGTATCATCGGCCTCCAAATGCCGAATAAAGGATCGGTCCACTTTCAGGTAATCAATTGGTAATTTACTGAGATAACTCAAGGACGAATAGCCCGTGCCGAAATCATCGAGCGATACTTTCACACCAAGCTTATTCAATTGATTCAGTTTATCCATCGTTTTTTCAACATCGTACAGGGCCACCGTTTCTGTAATCTCCAGATTTAACCGTTCCGCAGGAAACCCGGTTTCCTGTAAACGCGCATGGACGTTTTGCACGAAGTTTTCCTGGATCAATTGCTTCGCCGAAATATTAACGTTCAGCAGGACAGGCTGTTCAAATGCCCGCATATCACGCATCGCTTTTTCCAGCACCCAATCCCCGATCCGGTTGATCTGCCCGCTCTTTTCTGCCAAGGGAATAAAGTCCATTGGTGACACATTGCCATGCTCGGGATGGTTCCATCGGAGGAGTGCTTCCACTCCCTTCAGTTCAGCCGTTCCTAATTCAACTTTTGGCTGATATACCAAATGGAATTGATTCAACTCAATTGCTTTACGAAGCGCATTCGTCAATTGAACACCCTTTAGCGCCTCACTGCTGATTGCGTGATGGTAAAATGTATAGCGTTGCAACCTATCATCATCCCGTTTCGAGTGGTACATCGCTACATCAGCGAACTGAAGCAAGGAATTGATATCTTCACCGTTCTCGGGGAACAGACTAATTCCCACAGAAGGAGTCACAGTCAATTCACCTGAAAGGGCCTTCGGAACTTCCGTAACAATCCGTTCCGCAATTGCCTCTACTTCAGCCGTGTCTTCATACGTCAAGAATGAAACAAACTCATCTCCGCCATACCGGGCAATGAAACCACGGTCTCGTAATAGTTCATCCAGTTTGGCTGCCACTTGCTGAATCAACCGGTCTCCGACATGATGGCCTTGTGTGTCATTCACCAATTTGAACTGATCCAAATCGATAAACAATAATGCCAATTTCTGCTCATTTACTTTAGCTGTTTCTAATTCCTTATTGATGGTGCTGTAAAATAAGTTGCGGTTAGGAAGACCAGTTAACGAATCGTAATAAGCCAGGTAATTCACCATATGGAGCGCATCTGTTTTCGCCGTCACATCAAGGAGAGTGCCCATAAGCGCCGGCCTGTTTTGATAGATGATAATGGACGACCGTAACTCCACCCGAATTTTCGACCGATCTTTTCTGATGATATTGATTTCCTGGACGCCATTTTCTTTTCCATCGAGAAAAGCGGATACCCGGCTCAGTACCAGTTCAATACTTTCTTCGTCCAGCAATTGATCATAACTCATTCCCAGTAATTCCTTTTCACTGTAACCCGTCATGTTAACCATTTGGTTATTTGCGAATTCGAGCTTACCGTCTTGCGATATGTATACACCTTGAGCACCGTTTTCCACAATGCTTTGATATTTTGTTACAGACTCGGCTAACTCGATTTCAATCTGTTTCTTCTCAGTGATATCCCGGGTGGTTCCGTTAATCCGGATGATATCGCCATTTCTATCGAGGACGGGTTTCCCTTTTGTCTTAAGCCAAATCTCTGAGCCATCCTTTTTCACAGTGCGATATTCCTGATCGAACGACGCCTTGGCATGCAGAAACTGCTTTACAATGTCTTCTCCTTGCTTATCATCCGGACCAAAAAAACTCTTCAGCAAATTATCATCCGGTAAGTCCTCAGAAGAAAATCCGTAGATCTTCTCTAATCCCCCTGTTATCGTCACTTCACCGGTCTTACTTTCATAAGACCAAAAGATGATTTTTGTATCATCCCCGAAAAAGTCCAAGTCATCTTGCTCCGTATAGTCGAAAAACGACCGTACACTTTTCACTTCCTTGATTTTATTGCTCCCGAAGTTCATCTCCTTACCCCCTGTATGTGCCTCCATTTATAATTGGAGGTCTCTCTATTTATTATTATATATCGGTTATGTTTTCCATTTATTTAATAAAAATGGGTAGAATGAACGAAAGAACAGAAATTTTTTCAAACAAATGAAAGCTATATAGCTTTTTCTCCTTCATTAGCCCAAATGATAGCGGCTCAGCTTTCCCGAAATTCACTTTAATCAAGAAATAAAAAACATAAATCATAACCCTAAATAAATTCTATTGAACAAAGTGATTTTTGAATGATGAGCAAATGAGTCTTCCATTCTTGTCTGATCAGTCTTTGATTCCGTTCTATCCCTGTGTCAGGTGCAATTAACAAAAAGAAGAAAAACACGCTACTTAATTTGGTTCTGACACAGGGTCACACACAATTGGTTCTGACACAGGGTCACACACAATACACAATTCAATTATGTAACCTGCACCGTCTCCTGCACAGGTACCAGCAGCTGTTCGAATTCTTCCGGCGCAACCGGCCGGGAGAACAGGTAGCCTTGCCCGATCCGGCATTTATGGCTGGTGAGCACTTGCACCTGGTATTCTTCTTCGATCCCTTCTGCAACAATATCCAAGTTCAGGTTTAGCCCCAGTTCAACGATAGTTTTGACCATGGCATGCTGGTTGATATCCGTAAGGGCGTCGATGAAAGATTTATCGATTTTCAGTGTATCAATCGGCAGGTTCTGAAGCACATGAAGTGAAGAGTAACCGGTTCCAAAATCATCAAGGGAGACACGCACCCCCATCTTCCGGATCCGTTTCAGGATTTGCGTACTTTCCCATACGTTCTGCATGACACTTTCGGTTATTTCCAACTCCAAGCTACCCGGGTCAAGCTTGGCATCCGTCAGTGCCCGGTCCACGGTTTCCAGAAAATCCTCCCGCTGAAACTGCAGAACAGAAACGTTTATGGAAATACACATCGGAGCAAAACCCTTTTCCTGCCATGCCTTGTTCTGCCTGCTCGCTTCCCGCATGACCCATTCACCGATGCGGATGATTTGCCCTGTCTCTTCCGCTACCGGGATAAATTCGCCGGGTGATACGAAACCGAGTTTGGGGTGCCGCCATCGGAGTAGCGCTTCCGCTCCGATAACTTCCCGGCTCTGCAAATCCACTTTCGGCTGATACACAAGAAACAGTTCCTCTTTTTCAATGGCCTTTTTAAGTTCGTTTTCGATTGTCATCTTCCGTTCCAGCGTCGCATTCAGATCAGAACTGTAAAACCGGAAGCCGTTCTTGCCGTTCGCCTTCGCGAGATACATTGCTGCATCCGCATTTTTCAGCAGTTCTTCGCTGTCTCTTCCGTTTTCCGGGAAGAGGCTGATGCCGACACTCGGTGTGACGTTGACTTCATAATCGTCAACCAGAAACGGCTTGCTGAACGTTTCCAAAATCGCTTCAGCAACCGCAGCATATTCAGCATCCGGCATATCCGGCAGCATGACGATAAACTCATCACCGCCCAACCGGTATGCTGCTCCTTCTGTGCCCAGCACTTCATTCAGCCGGGTAGCTGTCTGAACCAGTACCTTATCGCCCACGAAATGACCGAGCGAGTCATTGATCACTTTAAAACGGTCCAGGTCGATCAGCAACAGCGCACGCCGAGCGTTCTGCGTATCATCGATCACCGCTTTGATATCTTCAATGAACCCAATGCGGTTATTCAATCCCGTCAGCTGATCGTGATAAGCGAGGTGCTTGTACTCGTCCGCAAGCTTTTTATTTCGATTGATGACCAATAACTGGCGGCCCATCACCATCATGAAAATGATCAGCAACCCTAAACTGAGCGCATTGAGATCCCATCGGTAACTGGCCATCACGGCGATAATGAGGACAAGAATGCCTATATACGGAAAGAGGAACTCCAGTCGGTCAATCACCGGGCGTGCTTGCAGACTCGGCTCTTCTCTGTCCCATTTTGCCTGGTAACCTGCAAAACCGATGAAGAGCATCGCAATGACCCACAACAGGTCGACGACAGTACCGGATTCCAGTACTTGATGCACAGTAAAGTACGCATACAGTGAATCCGCTGTGACTTGAAAACTAAATGCGATTACGATATAGATTCCAACCCGTTTTTCTTTCCGTTGCTGATTCAGGTAAAACAGAAGTGTAATAACGAACAGGATACTTAAATCGACGACCGAATAGAGTAGTGTTGACAGGTTCACCACGAATGAATTTTGCGATATCACTGTTGGATTAACCAAATAATGAAGGCTGAATGATGTAGCCGCAATCATATACACAATGATGTTGAACAAATACGGATTTTTGGATGCAGAAGTGCTCAATTCCCTGACCTTATAAATAAGGGCAGCCAAATAGCACAAATAAGACAGCAGCCAAATCACATAGGAAGCTGACTGATAATCCACTGCCGAGTGGATCACCTGCTGATATAGCCAGGTTAAATTAGAGGAAAAAGACAAAGTGGCGCCGATGCCTAACAGCAGCCAGAAATTCCGTTTTGGCGGGTCTGTGTAGCGGAATGCGCCAACCAACCAGTACAGCGTTATCAGTACCGCTCCGATTTGAAACAGATTCACTCCCAAACTCCGTATCCACTCATCGTCCTGGAATATAACCATCCATGAGCAGTAGCTCACGATAACGCCCAATAAAATAACTAACCGTAAACGCCCCAATTTCAGCATATGAATCCCCCTGCCGGCTTGTCTGGCACAACTTTTCATCACCTGACGCCGTTTCTCTATCTATAGTTTTTCTTTTTGTAGTACTATTGTATCTTAATTTCATTTTCATAAATAGATATTATTACTCAAAATTATTTAATCTTCAATTATTGTCTAATGCTCGATCAAGTAACTCTTCCTTTTCGTTTAATGATTTGCAGGATTTATAGCTGAAAAGCCGCCCGGGAAGTAACTTCCCAAGCGGCCCTTTTGTGCTGTTGCAACGATTAATATGTATACGAAGAAGCGGCCATTCCGATTAAAACAAATAAAATAACATACAAAAACAACACAATAGAAACGACGATCAACGAGGCTCGTGCAAAATTCCGAAGGTTCACGTTTGTACCAGCGCTGAATGACCAGACCAATATCATGATAAAACCGACCACCGGGATTGCCATGAGTATAAGTGCCACAACCCAATCCCTCAGTAATACGACCTCTTCACTACCGGCGGCAGTTTTTGTTTGCTGTTCAATTGTTGTCATATGGTGTTCTTCCTTTCTTTGTCCTTCTGATTAGTAAGTTATTGATGATATTAGAGCTTGAAGAACTTCCTCTCTTTATTGATTGGAATTTTTGCTTTCCTCGAGCATTCAGTTCATCGGTGGGCTCCCGTCAAAAGAATTAAGACACTCCCCCAGAAACACAATTACTTCTTTTGCATAAACCCTTTCATCCACTATGTATGTAATCGGTGTTTTCGTGGATTAATTAACCCTTATCCAACGCACCGCATAAAAAAAGAACGCCCTCATGGACGTTCTAATTTCAGCTCTATTTGGCCTTACTTACCCGACATCGATCATTTCAGGCTTCACATTAAAGCGCACAGCGACATCATGCACCACTTCTTTAACGCTATTGTAATTGAATTTGAACAGGCGTGAATGCTTCTTGAATTCCCCGTAGTACTGCACAGCTTTTCCTTGCTTATCATAACAGTAGATTTCACTGATTCTGATCAAATCTCTGAATGGATTCGGCTGTTCATAATCATCGCCCGCAAGAATCACTTCCACTTTCTTCACTTCCACTATTATCCCTCCTCATATCCATAATAATACAAAAGAAAGGACTTTATTTACTTGTTTTGAATAAAAATTAATTTTTCTACGGGATAAGATGGTATCTAAAGAAAGAGCTATAATCCTCTTATTCGAAAATATCCGCCATTATGATTTCTATACTTCTTTTCTATATGTCCATCTATTTATGATTGGTTATAAGTTTCTTTTGCTACTGTTATGGTAAATAAAATTCCCTTTTCTCTATAAACCGCATGAATCCAACATTATGGCAAGCACAAAAAGCACAGCACCTAAACAGCCCAAGCAACTTAAGACGGATTTTATTGGACCGGCGAAAAAGTACCAAACGATTCCGATAACAATACCTAAGAATGGCTCTATGGAGAACGCGATGACCAGGCCAAAAATAATTGCCCATAAGACCGATCCTCTGACTGGTTCACTCGAATCTCCTGTTGTGTGAACCTGTCGTCGTGGCGGAGATTGGTTGTTTGCACGTGGCAATGGACTTGGATCGGCTTCAGGCTCTTCAAGCGGGCCTACTTCTATTTCTACTTTTTTTATCCACCTGGACACTTGCGCATCCGAATTGCGATTTATCTTCTTTATAGTTTGGACGAGTTCTTTCAGTAAATAATTATCTGTATCCAATCCTACTGCCACATCGATCATTAATTGCAGTAGTTTTTTTCGGTCTTCTGCATTTTCGGCCAAGGATTCAATTCGACTAATGATATTTTCATGATACCGTTGATCATTTTTGATCGCTGTTAGAAAATACAGTTCTGATAACAATGGAAAATCATAAACAGTGACAGTCGACATCCTCAATTTGTTTTCCAATACTTGGCACGCTTCATCTAGCTCCCCTAGATGAAGGAAACAATTGGAAAGATTAATAGAATAATTGTTCTCTTCTGGATCCTTTTCGACTAATCGCTTATAGAGAGCAGCAGATTCTCTGAATTCATCTTGAGAAAAGTAAAGCGATGCTAACTGAGACAAATATAACTCGTTTTGCGGATACTCTTCCACAAGAAACAATAAAAGTTCTTCAGCTTCTGATGGCATATCTAAGAAAAAATAACATTGAGCTTGTAAATTCAACATTCTTTCATCGTCCGGATAGTTTTTGATTGTTTGCCTGATCAATGTCATTGCCTGATTATACTGCTCATTCCTAAAGCCCACCTGAATCTTTTCTATATTTTCCTGATACTGCCCGCCGTCCTGAATCGAGAGGTCATATTGCTTCCTTCTCTCAGGATCCTTTAATGTCTTATACACTTTTGTATAAAACTCGAATTCTTCAGGGTGTGCTTCATTCGTATACTGCCTGATCATTCTTACATAGGCCCGTTGCAATTCCACAGCGGTGACAGTTTCAGATACACCCAGCGATTCATAATAATTCCCCGAACTCATGCTCTTGCCCCCGTTACTAAAACTTATTGGACTTAGTTACACAAAGCAACGCTTCTGCTGTGATTCTAATGACGTAAAATCCAGTCTTACATCTCTTTCTCTTGCATAGTGTCTAATAATTTTTCAGCGTATGTTGCTGTCCATTCTGACGGGTACTCGTCTTGAATTTGAGACAAAACCAGTAAAGCCTCATCTTTTTTACCCTCGCTGTGATAAGCATCTGCTTGGATTACTAAAAGATCATCTTGGTATGGTGATTCTAAAAAGTGTTCGGATTCAGACGTGAGGAATTGGTTCAATAACTCCGAATCTCCTGTAAGAGTACTCAATTGTTGTGTGGATCTGATTAAATAATATAGACTATCGTCGCTAAAGTACTCAGACGGACTTAGTTGGAGACTCAACTCGAACCTTTCTTTTGCTTTTATGTACTCCCCATTCTGATATAGCGCGTATGCCGCATCATATTCCTTCTTTGCTTCCTCTGTTCGCAGAGAAGTCAGATCAAGGTCAGCTTCCTTAAACAATTTTTCCGTTGCTTCATATTCAGACACTCTCTCGTTACTTGCACCTAATTCTTCTTGCAGAATTTCTTTTTCCGATTCCAGACTTATAAGCTTTGATTCCAGTTCATCGATAACTTCTTTAAGCCCCTCAGAATCGCTGTCTAGTTCTTGCTGGTCGGCGAAGGCACTTTCTTGTTCAGCCGTATCGATTTGACTGACAATATACGTTCCACCGATAAAGGCTGCCACAATAGCAATCGCTGTCGCTCCCATTCGGCGCTGCCCTTTCTTCGTCTTTAACGGATGCACGATTTCATTTGTTTTTTTCCATTCCCCTGCTGTTTCTTCCCTTAACAATTCATCCCTTAATGCATGGACAAATCGAATAATAGACGGTGTTTTTTGGATAGAAGGCGGTGAATCCAGGATAAATGAGAATGCTTCTTCCGTCTGTCCCTGTTCCGCCAAAATGAGAAAGTAAAGCCGGTATACATCCGCCGGCAATGGAAAAGTGAAATCGCGGTTTAGCAAGGGTACCATCATACTTCTTGCTTCTGAAAGTTTCCTTTCTCTGACCAACGACAAAGAATGGTTATAAATAGCGCGGATCTCTTCGTACTTTCTCAAGGTTGAAAGGACTTGTTCCCGGCGCTCAGGCAATTGAGGGAAATCTGCTATCTTTACGCGTTCCCAATGTGTTAGTCCGGCAACCGGATTCCCCATCATTACTTCCACCAGTCCGGCCAGCCAATTTGTTCCGGAATGAAAAGGGGCAGAAGCTAAAATGGACTGCAAGATCCATTTTGCTTCTTCCAATTTATCTTCTTGAACAAGTGCTACTGCTTGGTTGTATCTCTTAGATAGTTGTTCCATCATACAACTCCTATACTAGCTCAATTAGTAGATCCGTAAGCTCTTCCTCATATTTCCGGACTAATTCACGGTCATTCTTCTCTAAAGCGAATTTGATATTTTGAAGAAGGGACGCCAGTTTTTCTTTTTCAAGCCCTTCCGCTGATTTCAGCATCCGTTCACCACGAGTAATTACACTTTTCACTTCTTTATAGAGTTCGGATTGCTGATAATCCTTTTCGACTTGAGATTTGGCCAGCTTTACTTCCTGCTCAGACATTGTTCCCGCCTTTGTCTTTACAACGGAAGACGCTCTTTTACCCGTGCTTACAATTGTCGCTTCCACTTGAAGGGTTCCATTGATATCATACGAGAACTTCACTTCTATCGGCTCTTGGCCCATTGGCGCTGACGGAATTCCTTCCAACATGACATTTGAAAGGAAAATATTTTGATCTGCGTATTGGCTGTCGCCTTGGAATACGTTTATATCTACGCTGGTCTGGTTATCATCTGCGGTGTAATATATTTTTTTCTCGCTAACTGGGATTGTACTGTTTCTTGGAATAATCGGATCAAAGAAACCCGGAACAATCTGGCCGCCAATGTTCTTTACGACTTCAGTTCCCAATGTGTACGGGCAGACATCAATGACCATAATTCCTTTTGTAGTATCAATCTGCCCTGACTTGATCCCTGCCTGGACTGCCGCACCAAGTGCTACCGCCTCATCGGGATTAATGTCCTTTTTCGCCTTCTTGCCGAATTTCTCTTCCACCAACTTTTGAATTAAAGGAATCCTTGTAGAGCCGCCGACAAGCAGGACTTCATTAATTTCGTCAATATTAAGGTTTGAATCTTCCAGTGCTTTATCAACTTCCGTCAAAGTCTTCATTGCCATTTTTCTGATCAGATCCTCAAATTCATCTCGTGTGATATTCAGGTTCACGCTAATGGGTGCATTATCATATACAGCGATGAATGGAATGTTAATGTTTACATTTGTCTGGCTTGAAAGATTTTTTTTGATATTTTCCGCTTCCAGCTTAATTTTTGCTCTGCGCTGATTGATTTCTACTGCTGAGCCGAAATCGAGCAGATCAATGCCTTCTTGCTGCTTGAAGTTCTGGATAATCCAGTCTGCAAGCGTGTTATCAAAATCCACTCCCCCGAGACTGTTATCACCAGCACTCGCTTTTACCTCGACAACCCCTTCAAATATTTCAACTACCGAAACATCAAACGTGCCCCCGCCAAGATCGTATACAAGGATGTGTTGATTTTTATCCATATTTTCTAATCCATACGCGATTGCGGCAGCTGTCGGCTCGTTGATGATCCGCTCCACTTTCAAACCTGCGATTTCTCCCGCCTTCTGCGTCGCTTTTCGCTGGGAATCTGAAAAATAGGCGGGAACTGTAATGACTGCTTCTGTAATAGCTTCTCCTAAATACTCCTCGGCACTTTCCTTCAGGTATTTCAAAATGTGAGCTGAAACCGTTTCAGGCCGGTACTCTTGGCCGGCGACCATAACCGTTTCATCACTCCCCATTAACCTTTTCACCTCTGTTATTGTACGATCCGGAAAACCTGGCATTGATGACTTTGCATTTTGTCCGATCACCATCTCATTGTTAGGGCTCATTTGAAAAACAGATGGAGTCGTACGTCCACCTTCTATATTTGGAATAATTTCCGGTTTTTCGCCCTTTAAATATGCGATTGCTGAATTCGTTGTACCTAAATCGATTCCGATGATTGCCATGTAAGTTTCCCCCAAAAAATTAGATTTAGAATTAGATGATTGATGTGACGCTTGCTTTTCGCAGGACTCTTCCTGTTGTTCTATCCATGAACCCCCGCTGGTGGACTGCAAATACTTGATATTTTTCCAGAGGTTCTTGAACTTCATGTTGAGGAATGGTTCCTATACATTCCATCGTTTTTCCATCCAATAATTTCTTCATGACTGGAATCTCAATAATCCCTCGCATTTCCAGCAATGATAGCGTTTTAGTAACTGCCTTTTCTATCTCTTGGCTCCATCTTATTTCATTTGCTTTTAACGCAGATTGATAAATTAAGTCCAACATATCAAAAATTCCAATGGCGACAAGCATCATCTTTTGATGATCTTCCAGCGCCTCTTTTTTTACTTTTTCGATCTCATCGCTTTGTTCTTCATTGGATATTTGGGTGAATTCTTCTAATTGCTGTTGAAACTCTTGCATAAGCTTATAAGTGACCCGGTTGCTGTTTTTAAAATCACCTTTGATCTGTTCTTGTAATTCAAGCAAAGAGTGTTGAATACCAGTTAGAAAATTAGGTTCACTCTCTCTTGGGTCGTAATAAAACTCCTCTAAAAACTGGAGACTTTCTTTTTCTTTATCAATTATCTCTTGGAAAGTCATAGTCAAAAT
Above is a genomic segment from Planococcus lenghuensis containing:
- the grpE gene encoding nucleotide exchange factor GrpE, which translates into the protein MSLWRNSIYDEDAEDLLKAIGLYREDVKTGKKYQTRKSYYPFQSNVLKADQHRTNDWRTFTFPQISKNTVKSVQEEPRTGSTLSLLEIAEGITAYLKLVSKVTVYSLFHWAVCAIRIVKESMAHHIASDEFPIGKWESELYETEQVLKSKVASLFEGGENILTMTFQEIIDKEKESLQFLEEFYYDPRESEPNFLTGIQHSLLELQEQIKGDFKNSNRVTYKLMQEFQQQLEEFTQISNEEQSDEIEKVKKEALEDHQKMMLVAIGIFDMLDLIYQSALKANEIRWSQEIEKAVTKTLSLLEMRGIIEIPVMKKLLDGKTMECIGTIPQHEVQEPLEKYQVFAVHQRGFMDRTTGRVLRKASVTSII